A DNA window from Mastomys coucha isolate ucsf_1 unplaced genomic scaffold, UCSF_Mcou_1 pScaffold21, whole genome shotgun sequence contains the following coding sequences:
- the LOC116100674 gene encoding olfactory receptor 51H1-like: MDSNVSQPNHHSFILTGIPGMPDKNPWMAFPLGFLYTLTLLGNGTILAVVKVEQSLHEPMYYFLCILALTDVSLSMSTLPSMLSIFWFNAPEIPFDACITQMFFIHGFGVVESGVLVSMAFDRFVAIRDPLRYASILTHELIGKIGLVVFARAVCVVFPVPFLIKRLPFCRSNVLSHSYCLHQDAMRLACASTRVNSLYGLIVVILTLGLDALIILFSYVLILKTVLGIASRAERLKALNTCLSHICAVLLFYIPLIGATMIHRFGKHLSPVVHMFMANIYLLLPPVLNPIVYSVKTKQIRRRIIQVFRGRKNMA, encoded by the coding sequence ATGGACTCAAATGTTTCACAACCTAATCACCATAGTTTCATTCTAACAGGCATCCCAGGGATGCCAGACAAGAACCCGTGGATGGCCTTTCCCCTGGGATTTCTCTACACACTAACCCTCCTGGGAAATGGCACCATCCTAGCAGTTGTCAAGGTGGAGCAGAGCCTCCATGAGCCTATGTACTACTTCCTCTGCATCTTGGCTCTAACTGATGTCAGTCTCTCCATGTCCACCTTGCCCTCTATGCTCAGTATCTTCTGGTTCAATGCCCCTGAGATTCCATTTGATGCATGTATCACGCAGATGTTCTTCATCCATGGATTTGGAGTAGTAGAATCTGGAGTCTTAGTGTCCATGGCCTTTGACAGATTTGTGGCTATCCGAGACCCACTGCGTTATGCTTCCATCCTCACTCATGAGCTTATTGGAAAGATTGGACTAGTTGTCTTTGCCCGGGCAGTCTGTGTGGTCTTTCCAGTACCTTTTCTTATAAAACGGCTGCCCTTTTGTCGTTCCAATGTCTTATCTCATTCATACTGTCTTCACCAAGATGCAATGAGGTTAGCCTGTGCCAGCACCCGTGTCAACAGCCTCTATGGCCTCATCGTTGTCATCCTCACATTAGGGCTTGATGCTCTCATCATTCTTTTCTCTTACGTACTCATCCTGAAGACAGTGCTGGGCATTGCCTCCAGAGCTGAGAGGCTCAAAGCCCTCAACACCTGCCTCTCTCACATCTGCGCTGTGCTTCTATTTTACATTCCTCTCATTGGTGCCACCATGATCCACAGATTTGGGAAACATTTATCGCCAGTTGTGCACATGTTCATGGCTAATATTTACCTTCTCCTTCCCCCGGTGCTAAACCCTATTGTCTACAGTGTGAAGACCAAGCAGATACGTAGACGGATCATCCAAGTGTTCCGGGGGAGAAAGAACATGGCCTAG